A portion of the Avibacterium sp. 20-132 genome contains these proteins:
- the prfA gene encoding peptide chain release factor 1 has protein sequence MKPSIISKLDSLNERHEELEALLGDASVISDQEKFRAYSKEYAQLEDVVKCFARWKQLNSNIEEAELLLDDPSMREMAQEEIEECQAEIEQVEAQLQILLLPKDPNDEYNCYLEIRAGTGGDEAGIFAGDLFRMYSRYAESKRWRVEMLSANESEQGGYKEVIVKISGENVYGQLKFESGGHRVQRVPKTESQGRIHTSACTVAVMPELPESELPEINPADLRIDTYRSSGAGGQHVNTTDSAVRITHIPTGIVVECQDERSQHKNKAKAMSVLASRIVQVEQEKLAAEQADTRRNLLGSGDRSDKIRTYNYPQGRVTDHRINLTIYRLDEVMNGKIDELIQPIITEYQADQLAALSDQG, from the coding sequence ATGAAACCCTCTATTATCAGTAAATTAGATAGTTTAAATGAACGCCACGAAGAGTTAGAAGCCTTGCTTGGCGATGCCTCAGTAATTAGTGATCAAGAAAAATTTCGTGCTTATTCTAAAGAATATGCACAACTCGAAGATGTGGTGAAATGCTTTGCACGTTGGAAACAGTTAAACAGCAATATAGAAGAAGCAGAATTATTGCTTGATGATCCAAGTATGCGTGAAATGGCACAAGAAGAAATTGAAGAATGCCAAGCTGAAATCGAGCAAGTAGAAGCGCAATTGCAAATTTTATTACTACCAAAAGATCCGAACGATGAATACAACTGCTATTTAGAAATTCGCGCAGGAACAGGGGGCGATGAAGCTGGGATCTTTGCGGGTGATTTATTCCGTATGTATAGCCGCTATGCAGAAAGTAAACGTTGGCGTGTGGAAATGCTCAGTGCAAATGAAAGCGAACAGGGCGGTTATAAAGAAGTGATCGTAAAAATCAGTGGCGAAAACGTGTATGGTCAGCTTAAATTTGAATCTGGTGGGCATCGTGTACAACGTGTACCGAAAACCGAATCACAAGGTCGAATTCATACCTCTGCTTGTACAGTGGCAGTAATGCCAGAATTGCCAGAAAGTGAATTGCCAGAAATTAACCCAGCGGATTTACGTATTGATACTTATCGTTCATCAGGGGCTGGAGGACAGCACGTCAATACGACTGATTCAGCAGTACGAATCACCCATATTCCAACAGGTATCGTGGTGGAGTGCCAAGACGAGCGTTCACAGCATAAAAACAAAGCCAAAGCAATGTCGGTGCTTGCTTCTCGTATTGTTCAAGTGGAACAAGAAAAATTAGCTGCAGAACAAGCAGATACAAGGCGTAATTTATTAGGTTCAGGAGATCGTTCCGATAAAATTCGTACCTATAACTACCCGCAAGGTCGTGTTACGGATCACCGTATTAACCTGACGATTTATCGTTTAGATGAAGTGATGAATGGCAAAATTGATGAATTAATTCAACCAATTATTACCGAATATCAAGCCGATCAGCTTGCGGCATTGTCAGATCAAGGCTAA
- the prmB gene encoding 50S ribosomal protein L3 N(5)-glutamine methyltransferase, which translates to MTAFNQELIQQILADNVTHSLHTLKDFLRWTYSTFNRSDLYYGHGYDNAWDEAQQLVLTTLQLPPDLPTELYDSRLTQGEKANLLELILARIEQRIPVAYLTNRAWFCGLEFYVDERVIVPRSPISALIEERFAGLLTKAPQRILDMCTGSGCIAIACASQFPEAEVDAIDLSTDALDVAEINIMHHNLSDRVFPIQSDLFTHLPQDKYDLIVTNPPYVDKEDLDEMPEEYRHEPEMALGSGVDGLEITKQILKSAADYLADDGVLVCEVGNSMIHLIEQFPHAPFQWLALKNGGLGVFALTKKQLVELNRA; encoded by the coding sequence ATGACAGCCTTTAACCAAGAACTCATTCAACAAATTCTTGCAGATAACGTGACACATTCACTTCACACTCTAAAAGATTTCCTACGTTGGACATACAGTACCTTTAATCGCTCTGATTTATATTATGGACACGGTTATGACAACGCTTGGGACGAAGCGCAGCAACTCGTATTAACCACATTACAGCTTCCGCCTGATTTACCTACGGAGCTTTATGACAGCCGTTTAACACAAGGCGAAAAAGCAAATTTGTTAGAACTGATTTTGGCACGCATTGAGCAACGTATTCCGGTTGCCTATTTAACCAACCGCGCGTGGTTTTGTGGATTAGAATTTTATGTGGATGAACGCGTGATCGTACCTCGCTCCCCTATTAGCGCTTTAATTGAAGAACGCTTTGCAGGGTTGCTCACCAAAGCCCCACAACGAATTTTAGATATGTGTACAGGCAGTGGCTGTATTGCGATTGCCTGCGCAAGCCAATTCCCAGAGGCGGAAGTCGATGCGATTGATCTTTCCACTGATGCTTTAGATGTGGCGGAAATCAATATTATGCACCACAATCTCAGTGATCGCGTCTTCCCAATTCAATCCGATCTGTTTACTCATCTTCCTCAAGATAAATACGATCTTATCGTGACCAACCCACCTTATGTGGATAAAGAAGATCTTGATGAAATGCCTGAAGAATATCGTCACGAACCAGAAATGGCACTAGGCTCTGGCGTTGATGGATTAGAGATTACGAAACAAATTTTAAAATCTGCCGCTGATTATCTGGCAGATGACGGGGTATTAGTGTGTGAGGTGGGAAATAGTATGATCCATTTAATTGAGCAATTCCCTCACGCACCATTCCAGTGGTTAGCGCTAAAAAATGGCGGATTAGGCGTTTTTGCATTAACAAAAAAACAACTGGTTGAATTAAATCGCGCTTAA
- the pepN gene encoding aminopeptidase N, translated as MQTKAKYRKDYRSPDFTVTDIFLDFQLDPEKTVVTAKSQYQRLNSAATQLRLDGHSFQFAEIRLNGEDFKKYQQDSEGLSLDLTHLNVEQFELEIITYLNPAENTSLQGLYQSGNALCTQCEAEGFRQITYMLDRPDVLARYTTKITAEKAKYPYLLSNGNRIASGELDNGFHWVEWQDPFPKPSYLFALVAGDFDVLQDTFTTQSGREVKLELYVDRGNLNRADWAMQSLKKSMKWDEERFGLEYDLDIYMIVAVDFFNMGAMENKGLNIFNDKFVLANPQTATDEDYLAIESVIAHEYFHNWTGNRVTCRDWFQLSLKEGLTVFRDQEFSSDTGSRAVNRINNVKFLRTVQFAEDASPMSHPIRPEKVIEMNNFYTVTVYEKGAEVIRMLHTLLGEQGFQAGMREYISQNDGKAATCEDFVLAMEKANGIDLSQFRRWYSQSGTPELTISDSYDERSHTYRLQVSQHTPATTDQMDKVNLHIPLKIALYDEQGIAQSLQYYGEVVSDVLDVTEQTQTFEFHNIYSRPVPALLCDFSAPVRLDYDYSTKQLITLLKFAKNDFIRWDAAQMLFSNELRRNLSQYQQGQPLEFSEEILTALGQVLENHQKDPELTTLILTLPKETEFAELFKTIDPEGIAVVREFMLRTLAEYLKSELFRIYQHIHLEDYRVVQQDIALRALRNLCLNYLAYTHLGNNLVYKHYVNANNMTDCLAALSVATKAQLPCRDELLADFEQKWQHDGLVMDKWFALQATRPDTDVLQIVVQLMDHPSFNFNNPNRVRALVGSFAGQNPRAFHATDGAGYRFLTDILIRLNDTNPQVASRLIEPLIRFKRYDAQRQTLMKRALERLSEVENLSKDLFEKIEKALQ; from the coding sequence ATGCAGACAAAAGCTAAATACAGAAAAGATTATCGCTCGCCAGATTTTACCGTAACGGATATTTTCTTGGATTTTCAATTAGATCCAGAAAAAACTGTGGTAACAGCGAAAAGCCAATATCAGCGACTAAATTCGGCGGCAACACAATTACGTTTAGACGGGCATAGTTTTCAATTTGCAGAAATTCGTTTAAATGGTGAAGATTTTAAGAAATATCAACAAGATAGTGAAGGGTTAAGCTTAGATCTGACGCATCTTAACGTTGAGCAATTTGAATTAGAAATTATTACCTATCTTAATCCAGCGGAAAACACCTCTTTGCAGGGCTTATATCAATCAGGAAATGCCCTTTGTACGCAATGCGAGGCTGAAGGATTTCGTCAAATTACCTATATGCTCGATCGTCCTGATGTGCTAGCGCGTTATACTACCAAAATCACTGCCGAGAAAGCAAAATACCCTTATTTATTATCTAATGGCAATCGTATTGCCAGCGGTGAGCTAGATAATGGTTTCCATTGGGTGGAATGGCAAGATCCTTTCCCTAAACCGAGCTATTTGTTTGCCTTAGTGGCAGGGGATTTTGATGTTTTGCAAGATACCTTTACCACACAAAGCGGACGCGAAGTGAAACTTGAGCTTTATGTGGATCGGGGCAATTTAAACCGTGCCGATTGGGCAATGCAAAGCCTGAAAAAATCAATGAAATGGGATGAAGAGCGTTTCGGGCTAGAGTACGATTTAGATATTTATATGATCGTTGCGGTAGATTTCTTCAATATGGGGGCAATGGAAAACAAAGGCTTAAATATTTTCAATGATAAATTTGTATTGGCCAATCCACAAACCGCGACCGATGAAGATTATTTAGCCATTGAAAGCGTGATTGCTCACGAATATTTCCATAACTGGACGGGCAACCGTGTTACTTGTCGTGATTGGTTTCAGCTTAGCTTAAAAGAAGGTTTAACGGTGTTTCGTGATCAAGAGTTTTCCTCTGATACCGGCTCTCGGGCGGTAAATCGGATTAATAATGTGAAATTCTTGCGTACCGTGCAATTTGCTGAAGATGCAAGCCCAATGTCGCATCCAATTCGCCCAGAAAAAGTGATTGAAATGAATAATTTCTATACGGTAACCGTCTATGAAAAAGGGGCAGAAGTGATTCGTATGTTGCATACCTTGCTAGGGGAACAAGGTTTCCAAGCGGGAATGCGAGAATATATTTCACAAAATGATGGCAAAGCGGCGACTTGTGAAGATTTTGTGCTGGCAATGGAAAAAGCGAACGGCATCGATCTCAGTCAGTTCCGCCGTTGGTATAGTCAATCAGGCACGCCAGAACTCACTATTAGTGATAGCTATGATGAACGTTCTCATACCTATCGTTTGCAAGTATCACAACACACGCCAGCAACCACCGATCAAATGGATAAAGTGAATTTACATATTCCATTGAAAATCGCCCTTTATGATGAGCAAGGAATTGCACAATCTTTGCAATATTATGGCGAAGTCGTGAGTGATGTGTTAGATGTCACAGAACAGACGCAAACCTTTGAATTTCATAATATTTATTCACGCCCTGTGCCTGCCTTATTATGTGATTTTTCTGCGCCAGTGCGTTTAGATTATGATTACAGCACCAAACAGTTGATTACCTTATTGAAGTTTGCGAAAAATGATTTTATCCGTTGGGATGCAGCGCAAATGTTGTTTAGTAACGAGTTACGTCGTAACTTATCACAATACCAGCAAGGGCAACCACTTGAATTTTCAGAAGAAATTCTTACCGCACTAGGTCAAGTATTAGAAAATCATCAGAAAGATCCAGAATTAACCACGTTAATTCTTACCTTACCGAAAGAAACCGAATTTGCCGAGCTGTTTAAAACCATTGATCCTGAAGGCATTGCCGTAGTGCGTGAGTTTATGCTGCGTACCTTAGCAGAATATTTGAAGTCAGAGTTATTCCGCATTTATCAGCATATTCATTTGGAAGATTATCGCGTGGTTCAGCAAGACATTGCCTTGCGTGCTTTGCGTAATCTCTGCCTAAATTATTTGGCATATACCCATTTAGGCAATAATTTGGTGTATAAGCACTATGTGAATGCAAATAATATGACAGATTGTTTGGCGGCGTTATCAGTAGCAACGAAAGCACAGCTACCTTGCCGTGATGAGTTATTGGCTGATTTTGAACAAAAATGGCAGCACGATGGCTTAGTGATGGATAAATGGTTTGCCTTGCAAGCAACACGACCTGATACTGATGTGCTACAAATTGTGGTGCAACTGATGGATCACCCAAGTTTTAATTTTAATAATCCAAATCGTGTGCGTGCTTTAGTGGGCAGTTTTGCAGGACAAAATCCACGCGCTTTCCACGCCACAGATGGGGCAGGTTATCGTTTCTTAACGGATATTTTAATTCGTTTAAACGACACCAATCCGCAAGTTGCCTCAAGATTAATTGAGCCATTGATTCGCTTTAAACGTTATGATGCACAGCGTCAAACCTTGATGAAACGTGCCTTAGAACGCTTGAGTGAAGTGGAAAATCTCTCTAAGGATTTATTTGAAAAAATCGAAAAAGCCTTACAATAA
- the lolA gene encoding outer membrane lipoprotein chaperone LolA, translating to MKKMAAKMTALMCLGLSQLAWADAVSELQMRLNKVDVLSADYVQKVSDAKGKEIQQGQGKLRIKRPNLFRMDNQSPQESQIVSDGKTLWFYDPFVQQVTANWVSDAVNNTPFVLLTSNDQGQWKKYTVVQSADTFTLKPKSAKSNIKQFTIRIDTDGVLKNFSTTERDGQTNLYLLRNITNQPLADNLFKFTVPKGAELDDQRKKK from the coding sequence ATGAAAAAAATGGCAGCAAAAATGACCGCACTTATGTGTTTAGGATTAAGCCAATTGGCTTGGGCAGATGCGGTGAGTGAATTACAAATGCGTCTTAACAAAGTGGATGTATTAAGTGCCGATTATGTACAGAAAGTGAGTGATGCGAAAGGCAAAGAAATTCAACAAGGGCAAGGCAAACTTCGTATTAAACGGCCAAATTTATTTAGAATGGATAATCAATCTCCGCAAGAAAGCCAGATTGTATCAGACGGCAAAACCCTGTGGTTCTACGACCCTTTTGTGCAACAGGTTACTGCAAATTGGGTGTCTGATGCAGTGAATAATACGCCATTTGTGTTGCTTACTAGCAATGATCAGGGGCAATGGAAAAAATATACGGTGGTGCAATCTGCAGATACCTTTACCCTTAAACCGAAATCAGCGAAAAGCAATATTAAGCAATTCACTATTCGCATTGATACTGATGGCGTGCTGAAAAATTTCAGTACGACAGAGCGTGATGGGCAAACCAATTTATACTTATTGCGTAATATCACCAATCAACCGTTAGCGGATAATTTATTTAAATTTACTGTGCCGAAAGGGGCAGAATTAGACGATCAACGTAAGAAAAAATAA
- a CDS encoding replication-associated recombination protein A, with translation MSNLAFDFAENDFRPLAARMRPTHLDEYYGQSHLVGAGKPLRKAIEAGHIHSMILWGPPGTGKTTLAEIIAQRINAEVERISAVTGGVKEIREAIERAKQNRLAGQRTILFVDEVHRFNKSQQDAFLPYIEDGTVIFIGATTENPSFELNNALLSRARVYVLKSLTSQEIVAVLQRAIEDKEKGLGNLHLTLEENLLSMLADYVNGDARLALNSLELMVDMAEEEKNSKFLHRTLLTEVLGERQARFDKQGDRFYDLISALHKSVRGSAPDAALYWFARILTAGGDPLYVARRLLAIASEDIGNADPRAMQVAIAAWDCFTRVGAAEGERAIAQAIVYLAVAPKSNAVYQAFKTAKKHALESPDYDVPEHLRNAPTHLMKTLGYGAEYRYAHNEENAYAAGENYFPEPLKDTQYYFPVARGMEIQIGEKLARLRQLDQQSTNIRYKSSK, from the coding sequence ATGTCGAATCTTGCTTTTGATTTTGCTGAAAATGATTTTCGTCCTCTTGCTGCGAGAATGCGCCCCACTCACTTAGACGAGTATTACGGACAAAGCCACTTAGTTGGTGCGGGTAAGCCATTACGTAAAGCCATTGAAGCAGGGCATATTCACTCAATGATTTTATGGGGGCCTCCCGGCACAGGCAAAACCACCTTAGCAGAAATTATCGCACAGCGAATTAATGCGGAAGTGGAGCGTATTTCGGCGGTAACGGGTGGGGTGAAGGAAATTCGTGAAGCGATTGAACGGGCGAAACAAAATCGCCTAGCTGGGCAACGCACGATTTTATTTGTAGACGAAGTACACCGTTTCAATAAAAGCCAGCAAGATGCTTTTCTGCCTTACATTGAAGATGGTACGGTAATTTTTATTGGTGCAACCACAGAAAATCCCTCTTTTGAACTCAATAATGCCTTGCTTTCAAGGGCGCGCGTGTATGTGCTGAAATCATTAACCTCACAAGAAATTGTAGCGGTTTTACAGCGTGCCATTGAGGATAAAGAAAAAGGGCTGGGCAATTTGCATTTAACCTTAGAAGAAAATTTGTTGTCAATGTTGGCAGATTATGTCAATGGTGATGCTCGCCTTGCACTCAATAGTCTTGAATTAATGGTGGATATGGCGGAAGAAGAAAAAAATAGCAAATTTTTACACCGCACTTTATTAACGGAAGTGTTGGGCGAACGCCAAGCCCGTTTTGATAAACAAGGCGATCGTTTCTATGATCTGATTTCGGCATTGCATAAATCTGTGCGAGGTTCCGCACCTGATGCGGCGTTGTATTGGTTCGCACGGATTTTAACCGCAGGCGGTGATCCGCTATATGTTGCAAGACGTTTACTTGCCATTGCTTCTGAAGATATCGGCAATGCTGATCCTCGAGCAATGCAAGTGGCAATTGCTGCGTGGGATTGCTTCACGCGTGTTGGCGCGGCGGAAGGTGAAAGAGCCATTGCTCAAGCGATTGTCTATTTAGCCGTAGCACCGAAAAGTAATGCCGTGTATCAAGCCTTCAAGACAGCCAAAAAGCACGCCTTAGAAAGCCCTGATTATGATGTGCCAGAACATCTACGCAACGCGCCTACGCATTTGATGAAAACGTTAGGCTATGGGGCAGAATATCGCTATGCGCATAATGAAGAAAATGCTTATGCGGCAGGTGAAAACTATTTCCCTGAACCGTTGAAAGATACTCAGTATTATTTCCCAGTGGCAAGAGGAATGGAAATTCAAATTGGAGAAAAATTGGCACGATTACGTCAATTAGATCAACAAAGTACAAATATCCGTTATAAATCGAGTAAGTAG
- the purE gene encoding 5-(carboxyamino)imidazole ribonucleotide mutase, whose amino-acid sequence MPNQIAEIAIVMGSKSDWATMQEAAQILTELNVPHHIEIVSAHRTPDKLFQFAENAEKNGYKVIIAGAGGAAHLPGMIAAKTLVPVLGVPVKSATLNGVDSLYSIVQMPKGIPVGTLAIGAAGAANAGLLAAQILARFNPELATRLQQFRQNQTQTVLDNPDPRD is encoded by the coding sequence ATGCCAAACCAAATCGCTGAAATTGCAATTGTAATGGGATCAAAAAGTGATTGGGCGACAATGCAAGAAGCCGCTCAAATTCTCACAGAGCTTAACGTGCCTCATCATATTGAAATTGTTTCAGCTCACCGTACCCCAGATAAATTATTTCAATTTGCTGAAAACGCCGAAAAGAATGGTTACAAAGTGATTATTGCGGGGGCTGGCGGTGCGGCTCATTTGCCCGGAATGATCGCCGCCAAAACCCTTGTTCCCGTGTTGGGCGTTCCAGTAAAAAGTGCAACCTTAAATGGCGTGGATAGTCTTTACTCTATCGTACAAATGCCAAAAGGCATTCCTGTTGGGACATTAGCCATTGGTGCGGCGGGGGCAGCGAATGCTGGGTTATTAGCAGCACAAATCTTAGCTCGTTTTAACCCTGAACTTGCCACACGCTTACAGCAATTCCGTCAAAATCAAACACAAACCGTGTTGGATAACCCCGATCCGCGCGATTAA
- the serS gene encoding serine--tRNA ligase has protein sequence MIDANLLRNNLAEVAEKLKLRRGFELDVARITELEEQRKALQVKTETLQAERNARSKAIGAAKARGEDIEPLLAEVDNMGIELSMAKSQLDDVQADLQEIALSIPNIPADEVPLGQDENDNVEIARWGEPRTFDFEVKDHVTLGEHLQGLDFAAGVKLSGARFVVMKGQIAKMHRALAQFMLDLHTEQHGYSETYVPYLVNHTTLYGTGQLPKFGEDLFHTNPLEGEQPYALIPTAEVPVTNLVRDEILEQAQLPIKMTAHTPCFRSEAGSYGRDTRGLIRMHQFDKVEMVQIVEPEKSMEALEELTSHAEKVLQLLNLPYRKVLLCTGDMGFGSAKTYDLEVWVPAQNTYREISSCSNMWDFQARRMQARYRVKGEKKPRLVHTLNGSGLAVGRTLVAVLENYQNADGSITVPEVLRPYMGGLDVIGK, from the coding sequence ATGATCGATGCAAATTTATTACGCAATAATCTTGCCGAAGTGGCTGAAAAATTAAAACTAAGACGTGGCTTTGAGTTAGATGTTGCACGTATTACAGAATTAGAAGAGCAACGCAAAGCCTTACAGGTTAAAACCGAAACCTTACAAGCAGAGCGTAATGCCCGTTCAAAAGCCATTGGAGCAGCCAAAGCTCGTGGTGAAGACATTGAGCCATTGTTGGCGGAAGTGGACAATATGGGCATTGAATTAAGTATGGCAAAAAGCCAACTTGATGACGTGCAAGCGGATCTACAAGAAATTGCCCTCAGCATTCCCAATATTCCAGCCGATGAAGTACCACTTGGTCAGGATGAAAATGATAATGTGGAAATTGCTCGCTGGGGTGAGCCAAGAACCTTTGATTTTGAAGTGAAAGATCACGTTACCTTAGGTGAACATTTACAAGGGCTAGATTTTGCAGCGGGAGTAAAATTAAGCGGGGCGCGCTTTGTGGTGATGAAAGGACAAATCGCCAAAATGCACCGTGCGTTAGCGCAATTTATGCTGGATTTACACACGGAACAACACGGTTATAGCGAAACCTATGTGCCTTATTTAGTGAATCACACCACCCTCTATGGCACCGGGCAGTTGCCAAAATTTGGTGAAGATTTATTCCACACCAACCCACTAGAAGGGGAGCAACCTTACGCCTTAATTCCAACCGCCGAAGTACCAGTAACCAATCTAGTACGTGATGAGATTTTAGAACAAGCCCAATTACCCATTAAAATGACGGCTCATACCCCTTGCTTCCGTTCTGAAGCGGGATCTTACGGGCGTGATACACGCGGTTTGATCCGTATGCATCAATTCGACAAAGTAGAAATGGTGCAAATTGTTGAGCCTGAAAAATCAATGGAAGCCTTAGAAGAACTCACCAGCCACGCTGAAAAAGTGTTGCAGTTGTTAAATTTACCTTATCGTAAAGTCTTATTATGTACTGGTGATATGGGCTTTGGCTCAGCAAAAACCTATGATTTAGAAGTTTGGGTACCAGCCCAAAATACCTACCGCGAAATTTCTTCTTGCTCAAATATGTGGGATTTCCAAGCACGCCGTATGCAAGCACGTTATCGTGTGAAAGGGGAGAAAAAGCCACGTCTTGTTCACACCCTAAATGGTTCAGGCTTAGCTGTTGGTCGTACACTTGTTGCTGTGCTAGAAAACTACCAAAATGCTGATGGCAGCATCACTGTGCCAGAGGTGTTACGTCCATATATGGGCGGATTGGATGTGATTGGCAAATAA